The Candidatus Cloacimonadota bacterium genome has a segment encoding these proteins:
- a CDS encoding O-antigen ligase family protein: MINIKVLNFRTITVILYGLFLLSIIYPTIHKPGLMLSIIVFCLYFIVMFFWERSIIYDSKSVIINLFFGFWIIWTLLSMFWAINQDVITTYLIYNIFYFTIAFIFSQESTLKNFFDYIRFFFTLVIILYLAISIWEMLTWNHLPNSRFVKMQVFTFKPTAVFSNENDNASILMLYFPIGLFYLKRSKNIIVKFVSIAMMFLSLFIIILNGARLAILTIFLILPLYWLFFTGKLTKILTIIFLILALLIVSFYWTDHYYLAKDYIEFQFSTLSTETQNVLSSSIEVRIELMNKSFDALIKTWGFGVGSGNFDFFMNPVKSIKTGGIIKNHNLFLEILSNNGIILAVTFIYLIVSSGIFYLKMVFKKSELGLHYLLMILFFIASSIIPSSIMGYHIFWIMLIYALFGYREVHIEKTKDACPTN; the protein is encoded by the coding sequence ATGATAAATATTAAAGTCTTGAATTTTCGTACAATAACGGTTATATTGTATGGCCTTTTTTTATTAAGTATTATCTATCCAACAATACATAAACCAGGCTTAATGCTATCAATAATAGTTTTTTGTTTGTATTTTATTGTTATGTTTTTTTGGGAAAGATCAATTATTTATGATTCAAAGTCAGTAATAATAAATTTGTTTTTTGGTTTTTGGATTATCTGGACTTTATTATCTATGTTTTGGGCAATAAACCAAGACGTAATAACTACATATTTGATTTATAATATTTTTTATTTTACAATTGCATTTATATTTTCACAGGAATCTACATTAAAAAATTTTTTCGATTATATTCGTTTTTTTTTCACATTAGTTATTATTTTATATTTAGCTATATCAATCTGGGAAATGCTTACCTGGAATCATTTACCTAATTCTCGATTTGTTAAAATGCAGGTGTTTACATTTAAACCAACTGCTGTTTTTTCAAATGAAAATGATAATGCTTCTATTTTGATGTTATATTTTCCAATAGGTCTATTTTATTTAAAAAGGAGTAAAAACATTATTGTGAAATTTGTTAGTATTGCGATGATGTTTTTATCTCTTTTCATTATTATCCTTAATGGAGCAAGGTTAGCAATACTAACCATATTTTTAATTTTGCCTTTATATTGGTTGTTTTTTACAGGAAAATTAACAAAAATCTTAACAATCATCTTTCTGATTTTGGCGTTACTTATTGTGAGTTTTTATTGGACAGATCATTATTATTTAGCAAAGGATTATATAGAATTTCAATTTAGCACACTTTCAACTGAAACACAAAACGTTCTATCTTCATCTATTGAAGTAAGGATTGAATTAATGAATAAATCCTTCGATGCTTTGATTAAAACCTGGGGTTTTGGAGTGGGTAGTGGTAATTTTGATTTTTTCATGAATCCTGTAAAATCAATTAAGACTGGTGGAATTATAAAAAATCATAATCTTTTTTTAGAAATATTATCAAATAATGGGATAATCTTAGCAGTTACTTTTATATATTTAATTGTGAGTTCTGGGATATTCTATTTAAAAATGGTTTTTAAAAAATCAGAATTAGGACTACATTATTTATTAATGATACTTTTTTTTATTGCTAGTTCAATCATTCCTAGCTCCATAATGGGTTATCATATATTTTGGATAATGCTGATATATGCTTTGTTTGGTTACAGAGAAGTTCATATAGAGAAAACAAAAGATGCATGTCCTACTAATTAG
- a CDS encoding endonuclease III, producing the protein MNIDKIYKILKNKFDNYQAPVVDLVEAQTKDPFKILIATILSARTKDETTTKVVNFLFQFIHKPEDFNSYTIEEIEEMIYPVGFFRNKARHLKQLPGIMRKEFNDRVPEDIDDLLKLPGVGRKTANLVRAIAFKKPAICVDTHVHRISNRLGYVKTKTPLETEMALRKKLPEKYWIHFNSYLVAFGQNHCTPRNPKCDLCPIFDECERIGVNVIK; encoded by the coding sequence ATGAATATTGATAAGATATATAAAATTTTAAAAAATAAGTTTGATAACTATCAAGCGCCAGTTGTGGATTTGGTGGAAGCTCAAACCAAAGATCCCTTCAAAATTTTGATAGCAACTATATTGAGTGCCAGAACAAAAGATGAAACAACTACAAAAGTTGTTAATTTTCTATTTCAATTCATTCATAAACCAGAGGATTTTAATAGTTACACAATTGAAGAAATCGAAGAGATGATCTATCCTGTAGGCTTTTTTCGAAATAAAGCAAGACACCTGAAACAACTTCCGGGAATTATGAGAAAAGAATTCAACGACAGAGTTCCGGAAGATATTGATGATCTTTTAAAGTTGCCGGGAGTTGGCAGGAAAACAGCAAATCTGGTTAGAGCAATTGCATTCAAAAAACCAGCAATTTGTGTTGACACCCACGTACACCGAATTTCAAATCGTCTTGGATATGTGAAAACGAAAACGCCGCTGGAAACTGAAATGGCGTTAAGGAAAAAGCTTCCTGAAAAATATTGGATTCATTTTAATTCTTATCTGGTAGCTTTCGGGCAGAATCATTGCACACCGCGTAATCCCAAATGTGATTTATGTCCGATTTTTGATGAGTGTGAGAGAATTGGAGTAAATGTTATTAAATAA
- a CDS encoding oligosaccharide flippase family protein, producing the protein MKSKIKDLFSQTIIYSLGGMSLRLISFLLLPVYLAYLSPADYGVVEIINILISVLTIIMGFGVSSAVFREYYREESTEYKKKIIGTAFLFLLIVGLVILIILISFSKVLAPILLGVEKQQYLFILLIINTYFAVLLGVNYAVIRAKEKPILFTIFNVLRTIIYATVNIYLIVVLKRGYVGVCEGITSATIITFIASSFILLKNIKLTVDFKILKNILKFGLPLIVSGLSLWILNLTDRYMLKFLLPAEIAFSKIGIYSLAAKFANIVKMIIIQPFSLSWGVAMYKHEKAGDAKAFYARTFKYFLVIEAIFFIGIVIFSQPIIEIIAKNSDYHEAYKIIPLLTASALFSGLFMLLSVGLTLTYKNKLASIATMIAASVNILLNFILIPKFNIYGAAYASMIASVLLIILQYFFAQKNYRISYNILLFFESVIICFGVTYLTMNYNLVLIFRIILLVISIGVLMKISKLRISNMKNILKGNI; encoded by the coding sequence ATGAAAAGCAAAATAAAAGATCTCTTTTCTCAGACAATCATTTACAGCTTAGGTGGTATGAGTTTGCGACTAATATCATTTTTATTATTACCTGTTTACCTGGCTTATTTATCTCCTGCTGATTATGGGGTTGTCGAGATAATTAATATCTTGATTTCAGTTCTAACGATAATCATGGGTTTTGGAGTCTCCTCTGCCGTTTTCAGGGAATATTATAGAGAAGAAAGTACAGAATACAAAAAGAAGATAATCGGAACAGCATTTCTTTTCTTGCTTATCGTAGGATTGGTAATTCTTATAATTTTAATTTCTTTCAGTAAGGTCCTGGCTCCGATTTTACTTGGAGTAGAAAAACAACAATATCTGTTCATTCTCTTAATTATCAATACATATTTTGCAGTACTTTTAGGGGTAAATTATGCAGTAATCAGGGCAAAGGAGAAGCCAATTCTTTTTACAATTTTCAATGTTCTGCGAACTATAATTTATGCAACTGTGAACATTTATCTGATTGTTGTACTGAAAAGAGGATATGTTGGAGTCTGTGAAGGTATAACTTCCGCAACCATAATTACATTTATAGCTTCTTCCTTTATTTTACTGAAAAACATAAAATTGACAGTGGATTTCAAAATCCTGAAAAATATTTTAAAATTTGGTTTACCATTAATTGTAAGTGGTCTATCTTTATGGATTTTGAATCTTACAGACAGATATATGTTAAAATTTCTTCTACCAGCGGAAATTGCCTTTTCAAAAATCGGAATTTACAGTTTAGCAGCGAAATTTGCAAATATTGTAAAAATGATCATAATTCAACCCTTTTCCTTATCTTGGGGAGTAGCCATGTACAAGCATGAGAAGGCTGGGGATGCAAAAGCTTTCTATGCACGTACATTTAAATACTTCCTTGTAATTGAAGCCATATTTTTCATCGGAATTGTAATTTTCTCGCAACCAATAATTGAAATTATAGCAAAGAATTCAGACTACCATGAAGCATACAAAATTATTCCTTTATTAACTGCCTCGGCATTATTCAGTGGTTTATTTATGTTGTTGTCTGTCGGATTAACTCTAACATATAAGAATAAACTTGCTTCTATAGCTACAATGATAGCAGCTTCAGTAAATATTCTACTTAATTTTATTTTAATACCAAAGTTCAATATTTATGGAGCTGCTTATGCAAGTATGATTGCATCAGTCTTGTTGATAATTTTGCAATACTTTTTTGCTCAAAAAAATTATCGTATTTCATATAATATTTTATTATTTTTTGAAAGCGTTATTATATGTTTTGGTGTAACATATTTAACAATGAATTATAATTTAGTATTAATTTTTAGAATAATATTATTAGTAATTTCAATAGGTGTATTAATGAAGATAAGTAAGCTAAGAATATCGAACATGAAAAATATTTTGAAAGGCAATATATGA
- a CDS encoding glycosyltransferase yields the protein MRKRVAILVWNNFVYDKRVMNVASFFSKNYDTTVLAAKTIAELPTHEKIKYQIYRIPLFSSLKKGKSNHNASSKLSNLNSIYEEKIKNNRLKLVLIEFINVIIYHFKLLKYFSLNKPDLIYCNDLDTLDIGYLISKLYKSKIIFDSHEIFLEGSRFHNATKLRQIIWQNLEKHVIRKVDKVIVTTDLRKKILEEKYEITNINVIRNCHNEVFLEKKYDLFRDEFLIDKTTPILLYQGGLTSVRGIFTMVDVVSELNDISLIFMGMGRDKKALTHYIKEKKLENRIFVKDAVLPGDLIKYTSSADIGLQLLHNVNRNHYSTISNKIFEYMAAGLAIIASDFPEIKKIIKGYHIGKVVNPDSEKDIRNAILEITSNKELIKKMKVNSRKAFRENTWEKEELKLKQIVNGLL from the coding sequence ATGAGAAAACGTGTAGCAATTTTGGTGTGGAATAATTTTGTATATGATAAAAGAGTTATGAATGTAGCATCTTTTTTTTCAAAAAATTATGATACTACTGTTTTAGCAGCAAAGACTATCGCAGAATTACCTACACACGAAAAAATTAAGTATCAAATATACCGTATTCCATTATTTTCATCCCTAAAAAAGGGAAAATCAAACCATAATGCTTCTAGCAAATTAAGTAATTTGAATTCCATATATGAGGAAAAAATTAAAAATAATAGATTAAAATTGGTACTTATTGAATTTATTAATGTAATTATTTATCATTTTAAATTATTGAAATATTTTTCATTGAATAAACCTGACTTGATTTATTGTAATGATCTGGATACTTTGGATATAGGTTACTTGATTTCTAAATTATATAAATCAAAAATAATTTTTGATAGCCATGAGATTTTTTTAGAGGGTTCTAGGTTTCATAACGCAACTAAATTGAGACAGATAATTTGGCAAAATCTTGAAAAACATGTTATTAGAAAAGTAGATAAAGTAATTGTAACAACAGATCTTAGAAAAAAAATCCTAGAAGAAAAATACGAAATTACTAATATTAATGTTATCAGAAATTGTCATAATGAAGTCTTTTTAGAAAAGAAATATGATTTATTTAGAGATGAATTCTTAATTGATAAAACCACTCCAATACTTCTTTATCAAGGTGGTTTGACCAGTGTAAGAGGAATTTTTACAATGGTGGATGTTGTTTCCGAGCTTAATGATATCTCATTAATATTCATGGGAATGGGTAGAGATAAGAAAGCATTGACTCATTATATTAAAGAAAAGAAATTGGAAAATCGGATTTTTGTAAAAGATGCAGTTTTGCCGGGTGATTTGATTAAATATACTTCTTCAGCAGATATTGGATTGCAACTGTTACATAATGTAAATAGAAATCATTATTCAACCATTTCAAATAAAATTTTTGAGTATATGGCTGCAGGATTAGCCATCATTGCAAGTGATTTCCCGGAAATAAAAAAAATAATAAAAGGATATCACATTGGTAAAGTAGTAAATCCAGATTCAGAAAAAGATATAAGAAATGCAATATTGGAAATAACTAGTAATAAAGAACTGATAAAAAAAATGAAAGTAAATTCTCGAAAAGCATTTCGTGAAAATACTTGGGAAAAAGAAGAATTGAAATTAAAACAAATTGTTAATGGATTATTATGA
- a CDS encoding glycosyltransferase family 4 protein, which produces MNKNDFNSSLGYMVTYEKKIKIEKNCNVDEFDLIHAHTIFPSGIAAYLLAKKYDKPFLITSHGFDFYRILPKTDPDHRGNSYNIKEKQLIRDAMEKVTQFICVSEIFGNHVKSYFPKINLKIVPNVYDKELFNKFGRKAHKSSKSCTILTVGNFIPVKNHEMLMRAYNKINGEFPDVKLQIIGKGVLKKYYKKLCEELSIQENVQIIDQADHSEIADFMKNADIYVQTSLSETFGMTIVEAMACGLPVISTRTQGPSTYIENEKTGFLVDKNDVTSLAENLIKLIRNPELRNDIGANAAESVKAKFSNYTKLVSLYKKIGNYYSE; this is translated from the coding sequence ATGAATAAAAATGATTTTAATTCATCTTTAGGATATATGGTGACGTATGAAAAAAAAATAAAAATAGAAAAGAATTGTAATGTTGATGAGTTTGATTTAATTCATGCACACACAATTTTTCCCAGTGGTATTGCTGCTTATTTGCTTGCGAAGAAATATGATAAACCTTTTTTAATAACATCTCATGGGTTTGACTTTTATCGAATTTTGCCCAAAACCGACCCCGATCATCGTGGTAATTCATACAATATCAAAGAGAAGCAGTTGATTCGTGATGCGATGGAAAAAGTTACTCAATTCATTTGTGTTTCGGAGATATTCGGAAATCACGTAAAAAGCTATTTTCCCAAGATTAACCTGAAAATAGTGCCAAATGTTTATGATAAAGAACTATTTAATAAATTTGGCAGAAAAGCTCATAAAAGTAGTAAATCTTGTACAATTCTTACTGTGGGAAATTTCATACCAGTCAAGAATCATGAAATGCTGATGAGAGCTTATAATAAAATAAATGGTGAATTTCCAGATGTAAAACTTCAAATAATTGGCAAAGGTGTGTTAAAAAAATATTATAAAAAACTTTGTGAAGAACTAAGTATTCAGGAAAATGTTCAAATTATTGATCAGGCAGATCATTCTGAAATTGCTGATTTTATGAAAAATGCTGATATTTATGTGCAAACTTCGCTTAGTGAAACTTTCGGGATGACGATTGTAGAAGCTATGGCTTGCGGATTGCCGGTAATCTCAACCAGAACTCAGGGACCATCGACTTATATAGAAAATGAAAAGACAGGTTTTCTGGTAGATAAAAATGATGTAACGAGCTTAGCTGAAAATTTAATAAAATTAATTAGAAATCCGGAGCTGAGAAATGATATTGGAGCAAATGCTGCTGAGAGTGTAAAAGCTAAATTTAGCAACTATACTAAATTAGTTTCACTTTATAAGAAAATAGGGAATTACTATAGTGAATAA
- a CDS encoding glycosyltransferase family 4 protein — MHVLLISRYFHHSTSGIQTYIEAIDKGYFNDSLSIIAKNSNKPHKIPIKNHKVYYCYKKKLRNIQCNFLIKLFVKGFIKLFFLLVINRTVRYQISERLLNALQSIKKQDINICISAIVSPEGLIPVILKKLYGFKSVILLHGSEIHSFSGRFQHKWLMKYILENSDIVVANSFFMKSEVQKFVGSKMNNVFVNYMGYDDKIFNIKNNYHEKKKYYKSVILTVSNFVYGKGLDILLNALAEVKKTRQDFIYIMLGNRRDGSYQDYLDELIVKKELKDFVQFQDGVHHDKLPSFYHSCDFVVLPSRKEAFGLVILEANACGKPVIGSDVGGIPEIIKDRENGLLFKPESHMELAEKIIYLLENPDYCRDLGYNARKKVETTFTWERSIKRLKQRINKI, encoded by the coding sequence ATGCATGTCCTACTAATTAGTCGTTATTTCCATCATTCTACAAGTGGGATTCAAACTTACATTGAAGCAATTGATAAAGGCTATTTTAACGATTCTTTATCGATAATAGCAAAGAATTCAAATAAACCACACAAAATACCAATCAAAAATCATAAAGTATATTATTGTTACAAAAAGAAATTGCGCAATATCCAATGCAATTTTTTAATTAAATTATTTGTGAAAGGATTTATTAAATTATTTTTTCTTTTGGTTATTAATAGAACTGTAAGATATCAAATTTCTGAAAGATTATTAAATGCGTTACAAAGTATTAAGAAACAGGATATAAATATATGTATTTCTGCGATTGTTTCTCCAGAAGGTCTGATTCCAGTTATATTGAAAAAATTATATGGTTTTAAATCCGTCATTTTATTGCATGGTTCAGAAATTCATTCTTTTTCTGGAAGATTTCAGCATAAATGGTTAATGAAATATATCTTAGAAAATTCAGATATTGTTGTAGCAAATAGTTTCTTTATGAAAAGTGAAGTTCAGAAATTTGTTGGTTCAAAAATGAATAATGTTTTTGTTAATTATATGGGATATGATGATAAAATATTCAATATAAAAAATAATTATCATGAAAAAAAAAAATATTATAAATCCGTAATTTTGACTGTTTCGAATTTCGTCTATGGAAAAGGATTAGATATACTATTGAATGCACTGGCAGAAGTTAAGAAAACAAGACAAGATTTTATTTATATTATGCTTGGAAATAGAAGAGATGGAAGTTATCAAGACTACTTAGATGAGTTAATTGTAAAAAAAGAATTGAAAGATTTTGTTCAATTTCAAGATGGAGTACATCACGATAAATTGCCTTCTTTTTATCATTCATGTGATTTTGTAGTTCTTCCATCAAGAAAGGAAGCTTTTGGTCTTGTAATATTAGAAGCAAATGCCTGTGGTAAACCTGTAATTGGCTCAGATGTAGGTGGAATACCAGAAATTATTAAAGATCGTGAAAATGGATTGCTATTTAAACCAGAATCACATATGGAACTTGCAGAGAAAATTATATATTTATTAGAAAATCCAGATTATTGTAGAGATTTGGGCTATAATGCTCGAAAAAAAGTAGAAACTACATTTACCTGGGAAAGATCTATCAAGAGATTGAAACAGAGAATAAATAAAATATAG
- a CDS encoding heparinase II/III family protein codes for MRKVCLIYLIGLLIILVSLFGPLVYREFPKKKFSIIYYDYKKLPNFDFHVQKEKDIIIRNANAALKNIYYVGTPSVNFPPIKEKLETIWHNRNIASSNSHELYIHSLFIVWDLYYAYQFTSNEEYIEKGKDIISSWISNNNRWRPTKNPYIWNDHSTSERTILILYFWDYIKNKNFSDSRFDKSIENYCNQAAKYLANPQNYIYFHNHGIFEDIALLLISYHILDDKKAAFYENLSKKRFMEQIEYAFSDNSIHLENSPGYHFVVTDLAQFYLDLAGEKTELTNSLKNIIIAAQKMKALLLMPDGTLPPIGDTNPDDKIEGTNLLSDLMIADSLAGCFIVSTSDQYLLARSTGISKVHSHDDPLSFVYYNEGALIIDDTGFLNYKGNTEQRYTKSYLAHNGVFPSLENPNFDKQAFIRKIGIKESIYACNLEMQTQYGTIQRTFVVDGIKNRLEVIDLPFNTERDRWVSTFLLNNQLNSIDQIDSLNIKVTFNDEIYLISSNNSMQLVSAKSKPKIGWRARTLDKLYPATTIVKEIYNNETSRLTIQNYKNMLSNDSLDSVVNNINLENYQRADSIHQRSKILWGTQYHRRIYLFTILLVLLLVSFLFSFLLYNLKLLKRYTLIFSISANFIAILAVLYVVVRHVN; via the coding sequence GTGAGAAAAGTATGTTTGATTTATTTAATTGGTCTTCTTATTATATTAGTTTCTTTGTTTGGTCCATTAGTTTATCGTGAATTTCCAAAAAAGAAATTTAGTATTATATATTATGATTATAAGAAATTACCAAATTTCGATTTTCATGTTCAGAAAGAAAAAGATATAATCATTAGAAATGCTAATGCTGCGTTAAAAAATATTTATTATGTTGGAACACCCTCCGTTAACTTTCCTCCTATTAAAGAAAAATTAGAAACTATCTGGCATAATAGAAATATTGCTTCAAGTAATTCTCATGAACTTTATATTCATTCATTGTTTATTGTCTGGGATCTATATTATGCTTACCAATTTACATCTAATGAAGAATACATTGAAAAAGGAAAAGATATAATTTCATCATGGATAAGTAATAATAACCGTTGGCGACCAACAAAAAATCCGTATATTTGGAATGATCATTCAACTTCTGAACGAACAATATTAATTCTGTATTTTTGGGATTATATCAAAAACAAGAATTTTTCAGACTCACGTTTTGATAAATCTATAGAAAATTATTGTAATCAAGCAGCAAAATATTTAGCAAATCCTCAAAACTACATTTATTTTCATAATCATGGTATTTTTGAAGATATTGCCCTTCTATTAATTTCATATCATATCTTGGATGATAAAAAAGCAGCTTTCTACGAAAATCTTTCAAAAAAACGTTTTATGGAACAAATCGAATATGCTTTCTCAGATAATTCAATTCACCTTGAGAATTCGCCAGGCTATCATTTTGTAGTTACAGATTTGGCTCAATTTTATCTAGATTTAGCTGGAGAAAAAACAGAGCTTACAAATTCACTAAAAAATATCATTATTGCTGCACAGAAAATGAAAGCCCTTTTATTGATGCCAGACGGAACCTTACCACCCATTGGCGATACAAATCCAGACGACAAGATTGAAGGCACTAATCTTTTATCTGATCTGATGATCGCAGATTCTCTTGCAGGATGTTTCATAGTTTCTACTTCCGACCAATATCTTTTAGCAAGAAGTACAGGTATTTCCAAAGTGCATTCTCATGATGATCCATTATCTTTTGTATATTATAATGAAGGAGCATTAATAATTGATGATACTGGATTTTTAAATTATAAAGGGAACACAGAGCAAAGATATACCAAATCCTATTTAGCACATAATGGAGTTTTTCCGTCTTTAGAGAATCCAAATTTTGATAAACAAGCTTTTATACGAAAAATTGGAATTAAAGAATCTATTTATGCGTGTAACCTGGAAATGCAAACTCAATACGGAACGATTCAAAGAACTTTTGTAGTTGATGGTATAAAAAATAGATTAGAAGTAATTGATTTGCCATTCAACACCGAAAGAGACAGATGGGTAAGTACTTTTCTACTAAACAACCAGTTAAATTCAATTGATCAAATTGACAGTTTAAACATAAAAGTAACATTTAATGATGAAATATATTTAATTTCTTCTAATAATTCCATGCAATTGGTTTCTGCAAAGAGCAAACCAAAAATTGGATGGAGAGCAAGAACATTGGACAAGCTTTATCCTGCAACAACAATAGTAAAAGAAATTTATAATAATGAAACATCAAGATTAACAATACAGAATTACAAAAATATGTTATCAAATGATTCTTTAGATAGTGTTGTTAACAATATTAATTTAGAAAACTACCAAAGAGCTGATTCAATTCATCAAAGATCTAAGATATTATGGGGTACACAATATCATAGAAGAATTTACCTTTTCACAATTTTATTAGTTCTTTTATTAGTTTCTTTTTTATTTTCATTTTTGCTCTACAATCTAAAACTCTTAAAGAGATATACTTTGATTTTCTCAATATCTGCAAATTTTATAGCTATTCTGGCTGTGCTTTATGTAGTAGTTAGACATGTTAATTAA
- the xth gene encoding exodeoxyribonuclease III, which translates to MYIVSWNVNGLRAVLRKNFLEFLGNEDPDILAIQETKLQKEQIPKEIQELKNYYKYWNFAEKKGYSGVALFTKIKPKSVEYSIGHPEFDTEGRLIIAEYEDFTLMNCYFPNGQMSDKRLKYKMDYYERMFTLMQVLRAEGKNVIVCGDFNTAHKEIDLANPTQNAKISGFLPIERAWLDKIVENGWVDTFREFNNEPDQYSWWTYRFGARSRNVGWRIDYFFTNKENLKNIKKAYIRQDILGSDHCPVGVEIRK; encoded by the coding sequence ATGTATATTGTATCATGGAATGTTAATGGTTTAAGGGCAGTTCTAAGAAAAAATTTTCTAGAATTTCTGGGAAATGAAGATCCCGATATTTTAGCTATTCAGGAAACCAAATTACAGAAAGAGCAGATTCCCAAGGAGATTCAAGAACTAAAAAATTATTACAAATATTGGAATTTTGCTGAGAAGAAAGGATATTCAGGCGTAGCGTTATTCACAAAGATCAAACCGAAAAGCGTGGAATATTCCATTGGTCATCCGGAATTTGATACCGAAGGAAGATTGATCATTGCTGAGTATGAAGATTTTACTCTGATGAATTGCTACTTTCCAAACGGACAAATGAGTGATAAGAGACTCAAGTATAAAATGGATTACTATGAACGAATGTTCACTTTAATGCAGGTTTTACGGGCAGAGGGAAAAAACGTGATCGTTTGCGGTGATTTCAATACAGCACATAAAGAGATCGATTTGGCAAATCCCACGCAAAATGCGAAAATTTCAGGATTTTTACCGATTGAAAGAGCTTGGCTTGATAAAATCGTAGAAAATGGCTGGGTCGATACATTCCGCGAGTTCAATAATGAACCAGATCAATATTCCTGGTGGACTTATCGTTTTGGTGCGCGCAGCAGAAATGTAGGTTGGCGCATCGATTACTTTTTTACAAATAAAGAAAATTTAAAAAACATAAAAAAAGCATATATTCGACAGGACATTTTAGGAAGTGATCATTGTCCTGTTGGAGTGGAGATTAGAAAATGA